A region from the Acanthochromis polyacanthus isolate Apoly-LR-REF ecotype Palm Island chromosome 23, KAUST_Apoly_ChrSc, whole genome shotgun sequence genome encodes:
- the LOC110967844 gene encoding LOW QUALITY PROTEIN: E3 ubiquitin-protein ligase TRIM39 (The sequence of the model RefSeq protein was modified relative to this genomic sequence to represent the inferred CDS: inserted 1 base in 1 codon; deleted 2 bases in 2 codons; substituted 2 bases at 2 genomic stop codons): MSLYSSFLLSDEQFQCSICLDVFANPSSTPCGHSFCMACINRYWDGLKVCQCPLCKKTFQKRPDLQINGTLREITEQFSLXKVEVEEEVEEEELGTEKRGGKGDAVIPRGFIQRAEEEAASASAKDSRDAEQSIHLCLASTGHTLTASSVPNYSPLAELTNAIAPPPPPYRFSGRRRFTLSGAESSRSLPICEVHHRGTTLYCRTDQMCICPECEEEDHPDHDVVTVESEWMCVQVLLSGSEQKIQEMIRQRLRKIDEIRTSVSELQLKVERETAGNVRLFSTLVSAIERSQAELMEVVEMSRRAAEHQADTMIRQLELEVEELRGRETALAELAQSDDCIHCVKVDVPHCPAPPPTKDWSAASVKSDLGTGTIYSLLAVLVEKFQEELKNVCRKRDEEGPGIALDVTLDCNTAHPRLVLSEDMKMXEAVRCGDKHQLLPDNPERFDRVVCVLGREAITAGXHYWEVEVGGKTDWDLGVAKLSINRKGKIEYTPSNGYWFLSLRDKNKYAFRTEPSTDVNLNHRPHKIGIFVDFEKGQVSFYNVDARIHIYTFNVTFSESVFPFFSPCTNKSGKNDIPLIITPVNIQE, from the exons ATGTCTCTGTACAGCAGCTTTCTCCTGTCTGACGAGCAGTTCCAGTGCTCCATTTGCCTGGATGTGTTCGCCAACCCTTCATCCACGCCGTGTGGACACAGCTTCTGCATGGCCTGCATCAACCGATACTGGGACGGACTGAAG GTCTGCCAGTGTCCTCTGTGTAAGAAGACCTTCCAGAAGCGTCCAGACCTGCAGATCAACGGCACGCTGAGAGAAATCACCGAGCAGTTCAGTCTATGaaaggtggaggtggaggaggaggtggaggaggaggagctgggaACGGAGAAGAGGGGAGGAAAGGGAGACGCAGTGATACCGCGAGGATTTATACAACGAGCTGAAGAGGAGGCTGCCTCGGCCTCTGCCAAAGACTCCCGTGATGCTGAGCA GTCCATCCATCTCTGCCTTGCTTCCACCGGTCACACCCTCACTGCTTCATCGGTACCAAACTACAGTCCACTCGCTGAACTGACCAATGCCAtcgctcctcctccacctccgtACCGCTTCAGCGGCCGCAGACGCTTCACTCTGAGCGGGGCTGAAAGCAGCCGGAGCCTCCCCATCTGTGAGGTCCACCACCGAGGAACTACG CTTTATTGCAGGACCGATCAGATGTGTATCTGTCCTGAATGTGAGGAAGAAGATCATCCAGATCACGACGTAGTGACCGTGGAATCAGAATGGA tgtgtgttcaggttctgctgaGTGGATCAGAGCAGAAGATCCAGGAGATGATCAGACAGAGACTCAGGAAGATCGatgagatcaggacgtctgtcaGTGAGCTGCAG CTGAAGGTGGAGCGGGAGACGGCGGGTAACGTCCGTCTGTTCTCCACGTTGGTGTCGGCCATCGAACGCTCCCAGGCCGAGCTgatggaggtggtggagatgaGCAGGAGGGCGGCGGAGCACCAGGCCGACACCATGATCCGGCAGCTggagctggaggtggaggagctgaGGGGGAGGGAGACCGCCCTCGCCGAGCTCGCCCAATCAGACGACTGCATCCACTGTGTGAAGGTGG ACGTTCCACACTGTCCAGCCCCTCCGCCAACCAAAGACTGGTCAGCTGCCTCA GTGAAGTCGGATCTAGGAACTGGAACCATCTACAGTCTCCTGGCTGTGCTGGTGGAA AAGTTCCAAGAAGAACTGAAGAACGTTTGCAGAAAACG GGATGAAGAGGGTCCAGGAATTGCTC TGGATGTAACTCTGGACTGTAACACCGCTCACCCCAGACTGGTTCTGTCAGAGGACATGAAGATGTGAGAGGCT GTCCGGTGTGGAGATAAACACCAGCTGCTGCCAGACAACCCAGAGAGGTTTGACCGAGTGGTGTGTGTGCTGGGGAGGGAGGCCATCACTGCTG GACACTACTGGGAG GTGGAGGTTGGTGGGAAGACAGACTGGGATCTGGGCGTGGCCAAACTGTCCATCAACAGGAAGGGGAAGATCGAATACACTCCCAGTAACGGATACTGGTTCCTCAGTCTGAGAGACAA GAATAAATACGCTTTCCGTACTGAACCGTCCACAGACGTCAACCTGAACCACCGGCCTCACAAGATCGGGATATTTGTGGACTTTGAGAAAGGACAG GTGTCTTTCTACAACGTGGACGCTAGAATCCACATCTACACCTTCAACGTGACGTTCTCTGAGAGCGTCTTCCCGTTCTTCAGCCCCTGCACCAACAAATCAGGGAAGAACGACATTCCGCTCATCATCACACCAGTCAACATCCAGGAATGA